gaaagcctcggGGTGGGGGCTGACAAGATGGAATTAGCAGTTGACAATACTTTCTACTTTTGCTGTGTATCCAGGTTCAGCTCCCCAAAATTTACacggggcagctcacaactgcctgcaagtCTAGGTCTAGCGAGATTTGATGCACTTCTTTCTGATCCCGATGGACAACTGCATTCCTGGggttcacacagacatgcaggcatgCACAAATACTTTCTCAAAATGTCCAAAGTTTATGCTCCTCTGGAAAGGAAGAGGCTTAGCGATGGGACCTCTGTAGGTCAGATAACGAAAACCTTAAAGACAGATAACATTCTACTGTGGTGCGGTAGAATCTGAAGGGAACACAAGAATCTAGGGGAGAGTTCAGAAGCTTCTAGAATCACAGACCCTGTAAGCAGTGGAAATGTTACTaatcagataaagaaactgaATTTGAAAATTCAAATTGTATGTAAATTTAGCTAAgttaaaattgactttcaatggAGCTGCTACAGTGTAAAAGTCAGCTTCATAGACAAGGCTAAACTTCTATCAAGAGTATTCACAGAGACGTAATATCGCCATCAGCTAGGGTATAAACCTGGACTCGTATCCCGACTGTGAGACTGTAAAACTATTGTAACTATTAACAAATCCGCTCTCTATGAATTGTAAAGCTATCAAGCTTAATCGGCACTATCTATGCACAGATCCACATTCCGAAAGTCCTCAGAGTGCAACACAAAGAGTGaattaaaaacagaagtcaaTTCCTTCCCTGCTTTGTTCTCAGGGCATCTTTCTCTGCTGTAGGGCACCTGCAAGCCACAAGAAAAACTAGACTGGcgtgtaaaaataataaacaataccACACCAAAACCAGCTGGGTGTGTTCGAGGGAGAACAAAAATGTCTCAGATTAAAGAAGAGTGACCTTTAATTTCCATGACAGTCAAGACAGGCGGCAGCAGTGTCAACAATCAGATCGAGTGGGAAGCCGCTAAATTTTGAGATGTGTTTTGCCAGCACAGTAGAATACAACCGCGGGACCCAATAATTCTGGAGCTTCAAGAGCTCTTAAACATTATCCACTTCAAACTGTTCTGCAGATATATAAGCAATTTGAAACtcgggaggaaaaaaaaagtgaagcgcTACAGTGTCCCTGAGATAATAGCCACTCTTGGTCTAGGTTTCTTACTGAGTGCTCCTCCTCCTAACTGTCTCAGTGCCTCTGCTGAGCTCTGGCTGATCTCCCAGGAGATAAAGAGCCCTGAGGCCACCTCACTGGCTGTAACCTTCAGTGAGCAGAAAAGAAAGCCTGCTTTAATCAGGAGAGCTCCATTCACTAGGAAAGTGCCTGCACTAACCGTCTGACACAAAGACCACGTGATCACCACATGCCCCAAAGGAAAGaacgttattttttttttttaatgacgaTTTGCAGTTTTTTGAGGGTGCCACACCTTTTGCTAAAGAAGTGGTTTAAGCTCTATTTGAAAGGCTCGGGAGTTCAAAGTAGACAATTACAGGTGCCAAGGCAAATGACTGTCTCCTAGGAGGTCGGTCTTGATGACTCTGACTCAGTGCAGATAGGAAAAAGATTTGAAGATGAAAGACAGTGATGATCTTGAGAAAAACCAAGTGTTGTCTTCTTAGGGCTAAAACTTATCTGTCTCACAGGTGAAGAAACCAAGATGGGAAATCAGGACTGCAGCAGACTGGAATGCCCAGTCAGTATGCCAGGATTGAGAAGCAAGGTTTCTGTATCCTGTTCTGAGCTTTCCCCAAAACACATGTCTCCCCCACAtcaaaaaggggggtggggtagAAAAGGACAAATGTCTCTGTGTAACAGCTTTATAAATCCTATCCTTGATTCCTCCTCCCCTAACCCATCCCCTCCTTGATCCACCCTCCCTTCATCTCCCCTCCCCGTCTTTTTGACAGAATCATAGCATGTATATAGGACTATTTttcaactcctgatcctcctgcctgagtgTCCAGAGTACTGGGAGCACAGGGATATGCTATCATGCCTGTCTCTGCAGAAagagcttgcctgcctgcctgcctgcctgcctgcctgcttgcttgcttgcttgcttgcttgcgtaGGCTTTACCCATTTGTTGCACTGGGAATCTAATAAACTTTGTGTGTGCCATCCatgttctctaccactgagctacactcccagacCAATCAATGCCTGTTGTTTTTAATCTGAATGCTATTTTGAAGTGAAGTTCTCCCACCAAATTCCCTAGATCTCATTTGGTATTATATGGATTCCTGACATCCCACTGCTATTAGGCCAGAAAGATAACCAGCGCTATACATATTTAACGTCGCATACTTTACAATGAATAGTGTGCTCTTATAAACCAGTCtctgacagaaaaacaaaacaccaaacagacaCTACGTTGGGACTTACATCCTGGTGCTGCTGGTCTTGTTGATGATgacagattttccagtttgatCCACGTTGTGGTCCAATCCAAAGTACGCTGCCACCCGATGGACCAGCATCCTTTGATAGGATGACATCTGGGGGAACTTTTTATAGTGGTTACTGGAACAGAGTTACAGAAATAAAATCAGCATCTTCATTTCATGCCAGTAGTATATTTTACAGGGATTTACACGTCACTATCTCCTTTTATCCAGAAACACTTGGCATCTTTCATTTCGACACCACCTGATGTCTTCTCTCGCAGACAAATCTCTACTATCATAGATTTATTGATCGAGCTGCAGTAGGCATTGCTGTTTCTCAGCCGCATGTTCATTTTGTCTGTTGCAAAGTGTTCTGGGTTAGTTCAGGATACCTTatcaacagaggcaggcaggggacAGGCTCCATGACATAATAGAGATTGCAGATATCTATCTGGACATGTGTCATTACCCAGTTTACACCAAACGCAGCACAATTATTTCCAGGCATAACTGACTGCAGCCAGCTGGAGCCCATTAAAAAACTATAATAAAAACGAGAAGGGTCCCTTCTTGTTACAGCTCCTCCATGCAAATTAGTGGGGGCTAAGCAAGCCCCCTGTTTATGGCTATTTTGCCAGAAATTTAACAGGCAAGATCACACGTGATCCAAGCAATGACCACTCCAAGATCCAGTGACTTCTTCATTGAGCATACCAAGAACCATACGAGctgacattttatttatctacagcTCTCTGTGGAATGAGTCATTaactcagacactgagctaagACATGTCATCGAATTAGCTAGCATTGCCATTGAACATACTTGCTGTCAGCAATGAAATCAATCATTTCCTGCTCCATTTTCAAGAGTATCATCCTGTCCctgaaaaataaatgttcaaaggaAAAGTTTCATGTACTTTTAGTTTTCAAAGAGCAAATACAATTTATCAAACTCAACGGGGAAACAGAGCAGACCTAACTCTAATTCATCTTCGGACTATGTTGACTCCTTGGTTTGCATGCCACGACTTTGAACTCAGAAGTTTCATTTTTCCTCTCCCTTGTTAAGTATTTGGTAGTGTTAAATGTCATCATTCGAATGATAATCATGATATGTAAATTTCTGAATGATAATAATACAACCAACAAAGACTTAAAGttgaaagaaactggaaagaagccAAGCTGGAGCCCTGAGTACACATGACTATGTGCCTGCACCCAGGCACCATGGACTGATGTAAATAAACATCATTTCATTCTCTCCTTTTTACTTCAATATGCCCCTGGGGTTAGCAAAGCAAAGTTGGTACACTCTAACTTATACAGGGAGCAACTATGTGACTATTAGGGCTAGCCATCCACAAGGAGATACAATCAACAGAGCAGAGCAAGCTCAGGAGAGACATCAAGGAAGCCATCTGTTTTTAGTATTTGATTTCTTAAAAGTATTCTGATTAATCATAATTATTTTGTAATATTCTTTCTGACTCCCCACCCTCCCACAACACCAGCAAAAAGCTTGTTTCACCATTTAAATTTACCTGGAATTGTTCTTCAGCGTGTTAATTAGAAACCCATGTAAGTCTATGCCTGTAGAATCTGTGTATTCTTGGCTGCAATCTGAAACAAACAGCAGGAGGGAGTTGAGTTGCCCAGATGGATGATGGGAATACAGGGTGGGGCAGGGTTTGAAAACGTTCTGGTTTCCTTCCAGCTCAGGTAAATTTCAAAGGAAGGTACCAGGGAGAAAATACTTGCAAGCAGGGATCATAACATCAGAAATAAGACTTGAGGGTTGAGACCTTGACTGTGGGAAGACCCTAGTGTCACAGGAGGGGAAGTGTGCTTGCTGTTGGTGGTGGAGTGTGTTCTGTGCAGAAAACCAGTGGGGTACTGCCTCCACATGACAGGTACATCCAACCCACAGAGACCTCAAGAGCTTGTGATCCCAtgacaaccttttttttttttaaattaaaacagaacagtttttaaaaatgaagttttgATTATAAAACTACCTAAATATTAATCAGTATAAAACATGGCAAGAGATAAATGTTCTTGAGTTTTTCTTATATCCTGGTCCTGGATAAATACAGGTTTATACAGTCATTTTAGACATGTTGTGCTCTTTCCTCTTACACACCCCAAGCTTGAGTGAGGGTTTCAACTAGACAGAACTGCTCCAAGCAGGAATATGTTTACAGAGCACAAAGAGTGGCTACCATTCCTAGGCTGCTTGGATTCCCAGTGTGGTCTCCAGTATAGCTCTCCATTCCAGCTTGGCTTTTTTCTACTTTGTACAATTAGAGGTACATTCACAGTCTAAAAATCTGGACTGTAGGTCTATAGTTTTTAGGAGGAATGGCTCTTTTCCAAATAGAAATGTGatttatgttttcaaatgaaACAACATGCAGCAGTGGCCAGATGCAGAGACTGAAGCCCTTGGTGCCAGGGCTTCTATTGACCTCCACCCGGTGTGGCTTATTACGAGGAGGTGCTAAGGCCCTTGCTGCCTGTCTTTTAAGATAAGGGTGAGAGCGAAAATAGAAAGCTGTGTATCACCATTGTTCGCCAATCCAAGTCAGTTGTCAGTGAACCTGAATACAGGAACCGATTTCAattccctctttctccccagcTTGTCACTGAGAACAGGAGATTCAAATGGGAACTCAAAGAAATAAGTGATTCTAAAAATAAACCTCTCTAGCTATACAAATAAGGGTGCAGGAACAAAAAGAGAGTCAAGGTcgctatttttttctctcttacacaTATAGGGCCACTTGGAAAATTAGGTGCAGAGTGCCCTGGGCTGTAAACATTGGTGTGGGTTTGCAATGTCTCTTGGCTTTGCGAGTGTCCATGATAAGCAAGGTAAGGAAATGTTTTGCAGATTCACCTTTTGATAACATTCTGATCTTGGGTCTCTCAGAGAGTTTCTCTCTGTtcttatccttttctttttctctctcagaatCATCCTTCCTAGATTTATCCTCCTCTTGCAGGCTGGGGAAACTGGAAAGCTGTAAGTGAATTGATTCCTGTTGGGGGAAAAAATATCATAATTTAGGGCCAGAAGTAATCATCCCTGCCTGGCTTCCATTCTGCACAGAGGTTACGAGGTATTGAAAAATGAGAGGTTCGTATGGATTCCTCTTTCTTAAGTGGTTTAAAAAATTAAgcctgtcaggaaaaaaaaaaaaaaaaaaaagaatacttgccCTTTACGGTGAACTGAAATCCAGAAGTCAatgggaggtcagaagacatATCTAGTATTAAACTTTGCCTCATGAATATTAACTTTAATCAAGCTAAACTCCTGTAGATCACAACTCTTATTTTTCCCtacaggtttatttttaaatgtgtagtgtgtgtagggAGGATCCTTTAATCTGTTCATATTGGAGCCACTGTCAAGTCTAAAAAAGGCTTCTCCAATTAACTCTCTTCTAGAGCTCCTTATAAGGAGAAaggtgcacacagacagacagcttCCAGGAGTCAGAAATACAGTTAGAACTCGGAGAAAGAAAGCACCCAACATCCAATTTACAGTAGAAATCCTACCATGGAACCAGGCCACGAAGGATACCCCACACAAGGCGAACTGAACCCTGTAACTGCTGAGATCTTAGATCTGGGGTTATAGGGCTGGTTTATGAATGtcattaatattttgttataaatCAGAGTCACAAAAAGGCATAGCCTTTTGGAAAGTGTGGTGAGTCCTGTCATGTTTTCATAAGTTATCTATAAGTCTATGTTGGGGTAAATGTAGTTTATTTTACCCCAAACAGATTCTCCTGTGCTGCTTCTTGATACAGACTACAGTGTTGAACTACATCTACATTGCtaatcattgtttttttttttttttttttttttttttttcctggaaactgATCTGCTTATATTGATTGACACGCAGTAGCCATTACTTTGATTGCACATTTGCTTCTTTGGAGCAGAATGCATCACATgatgttttgtttggcttttttagTTTCTGCAGTGTATGTTGATTGGAGTCATGATGTTTTAGGGAAGTTGcggctggctttgtgtgtgtggtatatgagagACCACTTAGTGACACTCACTGCTTCAGCGACTATTGGTCAGGGGGTGAGTCTTGTTTCCAATGAGGAGGGACCCCCATTAGAAATGATAGCTGAAGGGAAGTTGCCACGGTggtgagagaaaacaaacaaacaaaaactaaaccaaaccaaagcaaaacaaaacaaaaaagatctcCAACTTCCACGATATGGAAGAGGAGATAAAACATGCTGTCATTCCTAAATTTTTAACTAAGTTGGGTTTTCCAACTCCTGGGGGgttattttggggggaggggtggacaTATACAAGATATGCAAATCAGACTGTAATTCTACTGTAGTCATTCTTCAAGTGATTAGGGACAGAGAACTGTTGCAGTCAGTGAGGGTTCAAGGAGGAGCTAGAGGCTGGAGTTTGCTTTTACTTTCTCAGGACATCCCTAGGACATTTCCAGCTGAGGTGGTAtctgaggaacagccaggccATCAGTAGACTCATAGAGAAATTGTGGGCACGTGGGTCATGAGAGAATGGTTCCATTTCTTCTTCAAAACTGTACGAACCATCCAGCCCTCTCTAAGTTGGAATCTAAAAAAGTCATCATGTTGGCAATAAATCCTATATACAAAAACAGAAGCCAAAGACACCCACTGTAGCCGAATGTACAAATTGCTGCTGTGTGTTGACAGATACTATACTCAGGttcaaaaaaatatatttctacacataaatatacaatatGGTGTAGAAAGAATACACAAAAAGTGCTGTAGAATTGGTAAAAAACaatctgttatttttaaatatttttattgatacgCTCAATATTAAAATACAAGTGTTAATAAATACATTGGTACAGGATAAGTTTATACCCAACAACAGTAAAAGAATGATTCAAGTTGCAGTAACACACTGGTCAGTAAATATtataacattagaaaaaaaaacacgcTTCCTTTACTCGAAGACAGACTGAACCATCAGGTGTGGGTCTGAGATCAAGTAACATGGGGGACAAGAAAGCTTTTCCCACACAGGAAAATGAAGGCAGTTTCCCAAATACTGTGAATATACAAACACGGGGGAAGCAATACATTCCATGTACTGTATACTTCTCTGGGAGTCAGTCCACACATTTTCTAAGTGTTCAGTGTTATCTAGTGAAGGCATTGCGTATAAATTCTTAAGATCGGGTGAGTTGATTATATATGTGTCTGTTGGTTTTCTGCCAACCCCCTATTCCCACCACTCTTTGGCTAGTCCACAGAAAGCTGGAGGGGCCTAATTCTCTGCTCCAACATGAATCCTGTATTCTGGGTTCAGAACCAGCAGGAACAAAGCACCGTTTTCACCCACTGTGTGGAGGTACCACTAGACCTGCCTCTGAAATGGGTGCTATGGCACAGATGGCTCTTACCAAGACTCCTGTGCCTTGTCAAAAGAGACAAAGAGCAAATGAAATCTACAGAGGCTGGCCTCCCCTGCTTGGCATTAGGAGTGAGGGACGACTGGGTCCTTACTTCTCCCGGAGCCTGGCACTGTACAGGGTTTCCCACAAGTCAGATGCTGTACATCACAAGCCACCCATCTACATTGACAGTACAAGGCATGGGATTCACACCATTCCACCTTTCCCATCTCCGTTAAAAATAGAAGCACACATAAAATGCTGAAGGAAAGCCACACGTTTCTCAGAGCCCAAGTTTTAAAAAAGGGGGTAGGGGGCTGTCTATGACACATAGTAATGGCTACCAAACGAGAGCTTGTCTGTGCCTCTCCACATGAACGGCATGTGAAGAAAATGAGACTAATAAAGGAAACACTCCTAGGACAAACAtctataaggatttttttttcttttggttcttttttaaagaaagcactcTCCATGTTCTCTGTGTCCATAAGGAGAATTACAGGATTTCAATTAAAGCAGAAAGGGGGGTGGGAAGATAAAAGAGAAGCCAAAGAAAGCCAAACAAAAATGAATGATTTTGTAATCAATTTCCCTTCCTCTGGGCTCAGACAGATCATCTGCCTTTTGTCTTGGCTGCCTTTGACCTCtgagaaaaataagcaaaatttCAGCATCAAGACTATGTTTTCCATACGCAGATAAATATAAtagttaaaaaggaaaaaaaaagagtaacaagAGGGTGTGAAGGTTCTTGGAATTTTAAGTTTTGGGAATCAAAGATAAGGGTGGAGATATGTAGCAGCTGGCTAATATCAAATTTGCCACCAGGTCAGATGCTTTTCCGGACCGTTTTTGCAGtagtcaaaaaaataaaataaaaataaaaagctccTGACGTCCATTCCGGCACTTTACCACAGTCCAGGGTGCTTAGACACTACTTCTTACATCCCCTAGGAGCCAACAGTGGTGTTTTACTTAGAGGCAAGTTCATTTGGGAGCTGAGAGGTAAGCTGTCTCCAGAAAGACAGGATGCTTGGGTTCTATTTGGTTCAGCCTTATCAAGAGAGAGCCTTGGTGGATATCCAGCACTACCGTGCTtactggatttttattttattttattttattttaagttaagTTTTAATCTAAATTCTTTTGAGTTCCTTTCCATTTGCAGTTCTCAGagagtctggaaaaaaacaaatgcAATATCCTGTGATATACATTGAAACTAGTTGTGCAAGATATGGggagtgtgggggtgtgggggtgtatgagtgtgtgggggggttatTTGCATATTTGTGGGAGGTACATCTGGGAGTACAAGTTCCTGTGCATGTGGAGCCAGACGTCAGTCTCAGGTGTTTCTCCTCGGTTGCTAtctgcctttatttatttatttatttatttattcatttatttatttttgagacagtctctcacggGGACCTGGGACTCACTGGTTAGGCCTTGAGCCAACTGGCCCTTGAATCCCAGGAGtcaatctgtctgtctttatttccctggtgctgagattacaagtatatGCACCATGTTCATTTTTTGAGTGGGTTCCAGGGCTTAAACATAGGCCAAACTGCTTGTGTAGCAAGCCGTTAACTTGCTAAGTTATGTCCCCAGCCCCAAACTTCTAAACTATGCAGAATGTCTCATAAACAGGAGGAAGCAAGAAAATGCTCGTTCTTCAATTCCTGTTTTCTCCCGCAAAACATCATTATAATGTCAAATTAGTAGTGGCCATGCATTGCCGTCATgcaatcccatctaataccaggTTTATACCTGAGCATGCACACAGAGATGTCATCATGCAATCCCTTCTAGTACCAGCTTTTATACCTGATCCTGGTGACTTTCCCCTCCAGATCTAGCTGAAGACTCTTCACAGACAGCAAGACTTCTGGTCAGCTTCCCTTTGCCTGCTCCTGACTGCAGATTGAGAttaaggagggggaaaaaaagcagaaagcatTCTCAGACTGTCAAAGCATGGCGGTCGATCACATTATTTGCATGAATATTCCCAAATCAGACTTCTCAGTCCAGGATATAATGTGCTAAATGCTTCTGGGTGCAAAGGGTAAAGAGAAGTATCAGAGAGCCAGTGCCCAGCATAAAAACTCTTGCAACAGTTCTTAACGATCTTGGCTCAAGCATAAAGGGTGAATGAATGTCATTTCTTGAAAACATCACAAGAAAGCCCTGACAGGGCAAATTTCCTTTAAAACTAAATTAGGAGAAGATTCGACAGCGGAGGCATTCTAAGCACTGAGCAACACCGTCTCTTCATTTTCAGGTATAGATCACTTGAAAGATTGAAATGTCTGCTCTAAATTttagccaacaacaacaacaagagaaaaTCTCCAGTGGATGTGGATTGGGTCAAGCACCACAGAAACTCCTACTGTAATTAGGAACACTTAAGGATGTTCAGATTCTGAGCCAGAAGCATCCACATGAGACAGAAGGTGAGCATGACAGCCAACTTGTATGGGACAGGCAGGACCCACCCCAGCCTCTGAGATATGGGCACATCTTCAGCTCTGATGGGAAATGTATTGTTTATTCTAACTGTGGTGCTGACTCCCCTGGGACCCTGGAGATCCCTACCTTGGATTTTCTCCTCTCTTGGTTCTGAGCCGCCAGTCGCCGCTGCATGgtagaagcagaaacagaaacagaaacaaaacaaaaaacaaaaaaacccagagaaccagaaagagatggagagaaagacagaaggaggggtggggagagaaaaatCAAAGGGGAACATGTCATTATCGTTGATAATGGGATATCCTTGGTTGAAGCAAAGATGTTACGGCCACTA
This portion of the Mus musculus strain C57BL/6J chromosome 9, GRCm38.p6 C57BL/6J genome encodes:
- the Arpp21 gene encoding cAMP-regulated phosphoprotein 21 isoform 7 (isoform 7 is encoded by transcript variant 7), producing MSEQGGLTPTILEEGQTEPESAPENGILKSESLDEEEKLELQRRLAAQNQERRKSKSGAGKGKLTRSLAVCEESSARSGGESHQDQESIHLQLSSFPSLQEEDKSRKDDSEREKEKDKNREKLSERPKIRMLSKDCSQEYTDSTGIDLHGFLINTLKNNSRDRMILLKMEQEMIDFIADSNNHYKKFPQMSSYQRMLVHRVAAYFGLDHNVDQTGKSVIINKTSSTRIVQDTGWRCKHAHRTGAVCTN
- the Arpp21 gene encoding cAMP-regulated phosphoprotein 21 isoform 1 (isoform 1 is encoded by transcript variant 14), translated to MSEQGGLTPTILEEGQTEPESAPENGILKSESLDEEEKLELQRRLAAQNQERRKSKSGAGKGKLTRSLAVCEESSARSGGESHQDQTL
- the Arpp21 gene encoding cAMP-regulated phosphoprotein 21 isoform X21; translated protein: MSEQGGLTPTILEEGQTEPESAPENGILKSESLDEEEKLELQRRLAAQNQERRKSKSGAGKGKLTRSLAVCEESSARSGGESHQDQESIHLQLSSFPSLQEEDKSRKDDSEREKEKDKNREKLSERPKIRMLSKDCSQEYTDSTGIDLHGFLINTLKNNSRDRMILLKMEQEMIDFIADSNNHYKKFPQMSSYQRMLVHRVAAYFGLDHNVDQTGKSVIINKTSSTRIPEQRFCEHLKDEKSEESQKRFILKRDNSSIDKEDNQLCPSVVHNLSWIITEDR